A stretch of DNA from Triticum dicoccoides isolate Atlit2015 ecotype Zavitan chromosome 2A, WEW_v2.0, whole genome shotgun sequence:
GTTAGCTATATATCCTTTTTATAAATGAGAAACACCCGCCTTCTCAAGAAACATCAAGTGctgactatatgattcatgttgtaAGTTAAAGTACAATATCCACATATTAACTAACTGTTATTTCTCGTACATTGCATTACACTCAGGTGGAACAATTATGGCTGAACTGTAGTCTAGATAGGATAATCCTTCATGATGTTAAAAACCAGTCCCATCACACCCTTGCATTCAGCACCAAGGAAGGAATGCGCACTTCTTTGTCTCCAGAAGTTGCCGATACTATTCTGGACTGCTTAAGCAAGCATAATTTTCCTTTGCCACATGTCTCTGGGCACACACAGGATGAAGATGCTGAGGAGGAGGCAGGAAGCTTATTGCCACATTCCAATAATTTCAAACTATCTTTTGCATCAAAAATAAGATATCTTCTTGAAGGAGCTTCAACATCACATTATTCTTTGTCACCGCCAGCAAAAGAAGCAATCAGGGGTCTTTTCTCTTCCGAAGCAGAGGATCGTCCGCTAGCCGTCAGCATAAAAATTTCTTTGGGAAAGAAGCGCAAGGATGATGACTCGGGTTCATCCACTGCTGTCATTGGTGCAGTGGCTTGTGTAGCATTGGTGGCCCTTGTCGGTAGCTTGTGTGGGATGTGTGACGAAGAGCCAGCGTCACCGTATGATCTAGTGGGGGGTGGTGAACTAACAGGTGGTGTTAGCTCAGTTTTGTTTAGTTTCCATTCATTATGTTACATGTCATTTACTTGTATTTATTCCTTTGTGTGCATCAGGTTCTTCCCGTAAGGATTCCGCCACCCAGATCGATGTCAGTAGGCTGGGAGGATTGTCAAACAGTGCATCTGAGAAACAGCAGTCTGAATTTACAGTACCAGTAATGAAGTTGAATGTTGAAAGACCAGCCACGAAACTGAAGTCAGTAGGAGCAGCATCAATGAAGGAAGAACTAATGGAGCGACACAGCAGATTTGCTTCGTACGAAGTAACGACCATTGCTGGACAGCCGACGGCCAAACCCGAGAAGGCTGCAGTTTCTTCTGCAGGTCcagctccgccacctcctcctccacttCCAGGTGCACcagcaccaccacctcctcctgtaGTTCCAGgtgcaccagcaccaccaccaggtgAACCAGAACCAGCACCAGCACCAGGtgaaccagcaccaccaccaggtgCATCAGgtgcaccagcaccaccaccagatgCACCAGGTGCACCAGGTGCACCAgcgccagcaccaccaccaccaggtgcaCCAGGTGCaccagcagcaccaccaccaccaccaggtgcaccagcaccaccaccgccaccaggtgcaccagcaccaccgccgccaccaggTGCACCGGCACCACCACCGCCTGCACCAGGTGCACCCGCACCACCACCGCCTGCACCAGGTGCACCCGCACCACCACCGCCTGCACCAGGTGCACCAGCACCACCACCGCCTGCACCAGGTGCACCCGCACCACCACCTGCACCAGGTGCACCCGCACCACCTCCAAAGCCGGGCGGGCCTCCTCCTCCAGGGCCACCAGCACCTCCTGGTGCAAGGGCTGGAGCAGGACCtggacctccacctccacctctaaAAGGTGGTGGACCGGGGGGACCTCCGCCACCAGCAATGCCCGGTGGTCCAAGAAAAGGACCTCCGCCGCTTAAGAAGCCAGGAGCTGCAGCTCCTGTTGCAGACTCTTCGAAAACAAAGTTGAAGCCCTTCTTCTGGGATAAAGTTACTGCAACAGATCAAGCAATGGTGTGGGATCAAATTAAAGCAGGATCCTTCCAGTAAGCGAGCCGGTCCTCTCTTGTTATTATTTCTTCTTATGCTGCTGATGTTGTTTTTTATATCTCACTCTACTTCTTACTTGCTGTTGCGATTAACTCTTCAATCGTACTAATTCATTTGTAGGTTTAATGAGGAGATGATCGAGTCTCTTTTTGGTTGCAAACCTGTTGACAAAAGTAATGATAGCAAAAAAGAGCCAGCAAAGGAAGCTCCTCAAGTCGTTAGGATCCTAGATGCTAAAAAGGCACAGAATTTATCAATATCACTGAAGGCACTCAGTGTTACAGCTCAAGACGTGCATACTGCAGTTACAGAAGGTAAAGCGACACATTGTGTTTTTACTTTAAAAGTTGCCCTCCACAAGCACATTGCAGTGCCCAGTTTGTGTTTTGTTCTCCTTTCTAAAATCGACTATCTCTTCGATACATGAACTGTGCTCCATATGCATGGTGAGGAGgtgacaaatacatggatggatcttTTGTTTGAGTCAAGCACTGCACTTTACGATATAAACTCTTGAATTTTGTTCTATGGTAAGCTGGGACCAATAAATAGTTGGGCATGTTTGTTCCCTTTGGTAATTGGATGCAGGGCATGATCTCCCAGCCGATTTGATAACAACCTTGCTACGGTGGACCCCAACCAGTGATGAGGAGCTAAAGCTTCGGCTCTACACTGGAGAGATGAGTCAACTTGGTCCAGCGGAGCAATTCTTGAAGACCATCATTGACATCCCATACATTTTCCAGCGCTTGGAGACTTTGCTTTTGATGGCCAGTTTGACGGAAGAAGCTACAGGTGTGGAGCAGTCATTCAAAACCCTAGAGGTAAATTAAGCTAAGATTTAGCAGATGCCTCATTCTACTGACCAATATATGCACTAATTAAGATTTACTAGTCAATCAGGTTGCCTGCGACGAGCTTAGGCACAGCCGTCTTTTCAAGAAGCTACTGGAGGCTGTACTTAAAACTGGCAACCGAATGAATGATGGCACCTTTCGAGGGGGAGCACAGGCGTTCAAACTGGACACCCTCCTGAAGCTGGCTGATGTCAAGGGGCTCGATGGCAAGACGACGCTGCTGCATTTCGTCGTCCAGGAGATCGTCCGCTCGGAGGGTGTCCGTGCTGTGCGGGCGGCCAAGGAGCAGAACAGCAGCGTCTCCAGCGTGAGCGGTGGCACCGATGATCTCTCCGAGGATGTCGGCGACGACACGGAGCACTACAAGCAGCTTGGCCTCGAAGTGGTGTCCGGCCTGTCTGACGACCTCCAGAATGTCCGCAAGGCAGCGATCCTCGACGCGGACGCGCTTACCATACAGGTAGCGAGCCTCGGGCACAGGCTGGTGAAGGCGAACGAGTTCTTGAACACGGGCATTAAGAGCTTGGAGGAGGAGAGCGGGT
This window harbors:
- the LOC119352887 gene encoding formin-like protein 18, with product MRWPRSRLKWLLSACLISLLLLTPTDRGGLLLVAAIRKNLFWPPPPPQPPPPSRIGDELVEQLWLNCSLDRIILHDVKNQSHHTLAFSTKEGMRTSLSPEVADTILDCLSKHNFPLPHVSGHTQDEDAEEEAGSLLPHSNNFKLSFASKIRYLLEGASTSHYSLSPPAKEAIRGLFSSEAEDRPLAVSIKISLGKKRKDDDSGSSTAVIGAVACVALVALVGSLCGMCDEEPASPYDLVGGGELTGSSRKDSATQIDVSRLGGLSNSASEKQQSEFTVPVMKLNVERPATKLKSVGAASMKEELMERHSRFASYEVTTIAGQPTAKPEKAAVSSAGPAPPPPPPLPGAPAPPPPPVVPGAPAPPPAPPPPPGAPAPPPPAPGAPAPPPPAPGAPAPPPPAPGAPAPPPPAPGAPAPPPAPGAPAPPPKPGGPPPPGPPAPPGARAGAGPGPPPPPLKGGGPGGPPPPAMPGGPRKGPPPLKKPGAAAPVADSSKTKLKPFFWDKVTATDQAMVWDQIKAGSFQFNEEMIESLFGCKPVDKSNDSKKEPAKEAPQVVRILDAKKAQNLSISLKALSVTAQDVHTAVTEGHDLPADLITTLLRWTPTSDEELKLRLYTGEMSQLGPAEQFLKTIIDIPYIFQRLETLLLMASLTEEATGVEQSFKTLEVACDELRHSRLFKKLLEAVLKTGNRMNDGTFRGGAQAFKLDTLLKLADVKGLDGKTTLLHFVVQEIVRSEGVRAVRAAKEQNSSVSSVSGGTDDLSEDVGDDTEHYKQLGLEVVSGLSDDLQNVRKAAILDADALTIQVASLGHRLVKANEFLNTGIKSLEEESGFQRKLAQFVENSQAQVTRLLEEEKKLRLMVRSTVDYFHGSKGKDEGLRLFVVVRDFLVILEKVRCQQETGGSGSTGERGQAAVPVTAILPRPSASSQARDPRPEGKAGQQLQL